GATGGTCACATCCAGAGCGGTTGTGGGCTCATCAGCGATCAGAAGCTTGGGATGATTGATCAAGGCCATTCCAATCATGACGCGTTGCAGCATCCCGCCCGAGAATTGATATGGATACTGCTTCATCCAAGATTCAGGATTATCCGAGCCAGCATCTTTCAAGGCTTCGATGCAATTGCTCTCCACTTCATCTTTGCTGAGTGAAGGGTGATGCGTGCGTACGGTCTCTCGTAACTGCTGACCTATGGTGAGCAGAGGGTTGAGGCTGGACATGGGGTTTTGGAAGATGAATCCAATATCGCCGCCACGCAAGGTTCGTAATTGCTTCTTCCCCAACGAAAATATGTCATGACCTTCAAAGGAAATGCTGCCTTCGTACTTCGCCGTTCTGCGTTCATGCAGGCGCAGAATCGAAAAAGCGGTAACGCTTTTCCCACACCCCGACTCACCGACGATGCCGAGAATCTCACCTTTGCCGACCGTGAAGCTTATCCCGTGCACGATTCTGGTCCACTGATGGTGGGAGTTGCTGAAGTCCACCTTGAGATTGTCCACTCGCAACAGTTCATGAGCATCGTGCTCGCTGCTCTTAACGCTCTGTGCAGTATCAATTGAAGCAGTGGTTTGTTCTGATTCAATATCATGTGCTGAAGTGGGGAGCGACTGCTTGCTATGACTATCGTTCATCATGACTTCACCTCCTGCTTTTCGGATCGAATACTTCGCGCAGACCGTCGCCCAGCATGTTGATGACGAAAACCGTAAAGGCCAGGGCAAGTCCGGGGAATACCGTCATCCACCATGCCGAATAGATGTAGGTGCGGC
This Bifidobacterium sp. WK041_4_12 DNA region includes the following protein-coding sequences:
- a CDS encoding ABC transporter ATP-binding protein; protein product: MMNDSHSKQSLPTSAHDIESEQTTASIDTAQSVKSSEHDAHELLRVDNLKVDFSNSHHQWTRIVHGISFTVGKGEILGIVGESGCGKSVTAFSILRLHERRTAKYEGSISFEGHDIFSLGKKQLRTLRGGDIGFIFQNPMSSLNPLLTIGQQLRETVRTHHPSLSKDEVESNCIEALKDAGSDNPESWMKQYPYQFSGGMLQRVMIGMALINHPKLLIADEPTTALDVTIQMQLLKVLRDLRKTRDMSIILITHDMGVVAQMCDRVEVMYKGRIMESAPVSDIFAHPRNPYTQGLLAAIPPMEGSRPKRLKTVSDFLKQSGSDLSLDDNAIDHAELTDNVKKA